The Candidatus Dormiibacterota bacterium genome window below encodes:
- a CDS encoding carboxylate-amine ligase, producing the protein MSDEARWLTIGIEEEFQIVDPQGQLKSHIEVLMEQATPELGEQIKPEMLQSVVEVGTRICNDINEARDEIIRLRGAIASYLRPAGLRIVSAGTHPFSRWQEQQVTQRERYKVLEEEMQDVIRDLLIFAVHVHIGIPDRDVRIAIMNEARYFLPHMLALSTSSPFWLSRNTGLKSYRHVIWSSFPRTGIPPDFASWDEFENYVELLVKTGSIDNGRKIWWDVRPHVIYPTLEFRVCDAATRVEETLMLAALFQAICAKLIKLRRQNLGFRKYVPSLITENKWRAIRHGIDGKLIDFGRQCEVPMRDLALELLDFVDDVVDDLGSRTAVAYVTTVLEEGTSADRQLRHFKTTGDLKAVVDFLARETTAGTRVKELA; encoded by the coding sequence GTGAGCGACGAGGCGCGCTGGCTCACCATCGGGATCGAGGAGGAGTTCCAGATCGTCGACCCGCAGGGGCAGCTCAAGTCTCACATCGAGGTCTTGATGGAGCAGGCAACACCGGAGCTGGGTGAACAGATCAAGCCAGAGATGCTGCAATCGGTTGTCGAGGTCGGCACGCGCATCTGCAACGACATTAACGAAGCACGGGACGAGATCATACGGTTGCGGGGTGCCATCGCATCGTACCTGCGACCAGCCGGCTTGCGCATTGTTTCCGCCGGCACGCATCCTTTTTCGCGTTGGCAGGAGCAACAGGTTACCCAACGGGAACGGTACAAAGTCCTGGAGGAGGAGATGCAGGACGTCATCCGGGACCTGCTTATCTTTGCGGTCCACGTCCACATCGGCATTCCAGACCGCGACGTGCGGATCGCGATCATGAACGAGGCTCGCTATTTCCTGCCCCACATGCTGGCGCTCTCGACATCCAGTCCCTTCTGGCTGTCGAGGAACACTGGTCTCAAGTCCTATCGCCACGTCATCTGGTCGAGCTTCCCGCGGACCGGCATCCCACCGGACTTTGCCTCCTGGGACGAATTCGAGAACTACGTCGAGCTCCTCGTGAAGACCGGCAGCATCGACAATGGCCGGAAGATTTGGTGGGATGTGCGGCCGCACGTCATTTATCCGACCCTCGAGTTCAGGGTGTGCGACGCCGCCACGAGAGTGGAAGAGACTCTGATGCTTGCCGCGCTCTTTCAGGCGATTTGCGCCAAGCTCATCAAGCTGCGTCGCCAGAACCTCGGCTTCCGGAAGTACGTGCCCAGCCTTATCACTGAGAACAAGTGGCGCGCCATCCGCCACGGGATTGACGGCAAGCTGATCGACTTCGGGAGGCAGTGCGAGGTACCAATGCGCGATCTTGCCCTTGAGCTGCTGGACTTTGTGGACGACGTGGTTGACGATCTAGGATCGCGAACGGCCGTCGCCTATGTGACAACCGTGCTCGAAGAGGGCACGAGCGCCGACCGCCAGCTGCGCCATTTCAAAACGACCGGCGACCTCAAGGCCGTTGTCGATTTCCTGGCAAGGGAGACGACGGCGGGCACCCGCGTCAAGGAGCTTGCGTAG
- a CDS encoding DUF1801 domain-containing protein yields MSRQEVDEYLANLDEPKRTALQQLRETIHSIVPEAEEGISYGMPAYRLRGKVIAGFAAFKNHLSYLPHSGSVFAEIPDDVAGYVTSKGALQFPIERPLPKALVKKLIAIRLRQVGQR; encoded by the coding sequence ATGTCGCGACAAGAGGTTGACGAGTATTTGGCGAATCTGGATGAGCCCAAACGGACTGCCTTGCAGCAGCTGCGGGAGACCATTCACAGCATCGTTCCCGAAGCGGAGGAGGGCATCTCCTATGGGATGCCGGCGTACCGGCTCCGGGGCAAGGTCATAGCTGGGTTCGCCGCGTTCAAGAACCACCTCAGCTACCTGCCGCACAGTGGTTCGGTATTTGCGGAGATACCTGATGACGTTGCCGGGTACGTGACGTCCAAAGGTGCATTGCAGTTTCCGATCGAGCGGCCACTTCCCAAGGCTCTCGTCAAGAAGCTAATCGCCATCCGTCTCAGGCAGGTCGGTCAGCGCTAA